The Paludisphaera rhizosphaerae genomic interval CGCCCTTCGGCTCATCCGCGAGCGCCAGAAGCGGTCGAAGAAGAAGATGAAGATCAAGAACTGGCTGCTGCTGGCCGCCCGCATGCTGCTGCTCGCCCTGATGGCCCTGGCGCTCGCCCGGCCTCGGCTCCACTCGGAGACGCCTCTCGGCGACGACTCGGTGCCCACGGCCCTCGGCCTGGTCTTCGACACCAGCCTCTCGATGGGCTACAAGCAGAACGACAAGACGCTGCTCGACCTGGCCAAGGAGCGGGCCCGTGAGATCGTCGCTCGACTTCCCGACACCAGCCTCGTCTTCGTGGCTGACTCGGCCGATCCCGGCATCCCCGTGGGGCTCTCGCCGTCCGCGGCTCGGCAGAAGATCGACGACCGCACGATCCGCCCGGTCAACCGCCCGCTGAACATGGCGATGGGCCAGGTGTATTCGGCCGTAGCCGACTGCGACCGCCCCCGGCGCGAGGTCTACGTTCTGAGCGACCTGACCAAGAACGCCTGGAACGTCTCCCAGCCCGCCGAGGGCCGCGAGAAGGTCGAGAAGGCCGCGGCCTCGGGAAGCAAGATCGCGACCGTCGTCCTCCGCGTGGGCACCGAGGAGCGGGAGAACGTCTCGATCGATGAGGCCGCCCTGACCTCCGAGGCCGCCCCCCAGGGTGAGCCGGTGGAGATCCGCGCCTTGATCCGATCGCACGGCGCCAAGCCCGCCCAGCGCCTCGCCGAGTTCTACCTCGACGGCGTGAAGAAGGACCAGAAGTCGGTTGAGATCCCCCCCAACGGCCAGACCGAGGTCCGGTTCCTCACCCCGCCGAGACTCAAGGAAGGCGAAGCCCACCGTGGCGAGATCCGCCTCACCGGCGCCCCCGACCCGATGGCCTTCGACGACGCCCGGTTCCTCACCTTCGAGACCCGCCCGCCGCTGAAGGTCCTGCTGATCTCCGACCTGAACGACGACGCCGTCTACGTGGCCTCGGCCCTGAACCCCGAGCCGACTCCGGGTGCGACCGGCGGCTTTCAGTTGGAGACGATCCGGCCCACCGACCTGGCGGCCCGCTTCCGCGACTCGCTGAAAACCTACGCCGCCGTCTTCCTCCTCAACGTCCAGAAGCTCGACGACTCCGGCTGGGGTCTTCTCAACGCCTACGTCCACGAGGGGGGCGGCCTGGTCGTCGGCGCGGGGGACCGCTGCCAGCCGGCAAACTACAACGGCCCGATCCCCTCTCAGATTCTCCCCGGACAACTCGCCGATCCCGCTTCGCCTCCCGGCGAGGGCATCACCTTCGGCAAGGTCGCCGACGCGACCCATCCGCTCTTCGGCCGCTACACCAACGAGTTCGACGCCCAGTTCGCCGCGATGCCCGTCTACCACTACTGGAAGCTCCAGGGCCAGCCGGCGG includes:
- a CDS encoding BatA domain-containing protein, with amino-acid sequence MEFSLMHAGLAAGAALAALPVILHLFMRPTPKHVVFPALRLIRERQKRSKKKMKIKNWLLLAARMLLLALMALALARPRLHSETPLGDDSVPTALGLVFDTSLSMGYKQNDKTLLDLAKERAREIVARLPDTSLVFVADSADPGIPVGLSPSAARQKIDDRTIRPVNRPLNMAMGQVYSAVADCDRPRREVYVLSDLTKNAWNVSQPAEGREKVEKAAASGSKIATVVLRVGTEERENVSIDEAALTSEAAPQGEPVEIRALIRSHGAKPAQRLAEFYLDGVKKDQKSVEIPPNGQTEVRFLTPPRLKEGEAHRGEIRLTGAPDPMAFDDARFLTFETRPPLKVLLISDLNDDAVYVASALNPEPTPGATGGFQLETIRPTDLAARFRDSLKTYAAVFLLNVQKLDDSGWGLLNAYVHEGGGLVVGAGDRCQPANYNGPIPSQILPGQLADPASPPGEGITFGKVADATHPLFGRYTNEFDAQFAAMPVYHYWKLQGQPAGRVLLPFADGAPALVERTFKGARTGRVLLWTTPLARRAQRSDRSAWNEFPNVGWVFPWVMNQTIPYFAGSTGDQLIFDAGEDVLLNLGSDAPPQDVLVTGPDGKSTERLTPPPIGEPLKIVAPQFLGQWTVTAVGPGEKRRTIGFSLNPPATESQFAAMENADLDAVFGKDGYALAGDDKSLKKVTELIRVGHEIFPWLMFLILILVTVENYLANTFYKEPAGGPTTVPPSAPAQAAA